One genomic window of Coffea eugenioides isolate CCC68of chromosome 1, Ceug_1.0, whole genome shotgun sequence includes the following:
- the LOC113767344 gene encoding uncharacterized protein LOC113767344 produces the protein MNKQNRQEDGGEANHSRNMQGSRVWKELWGLNMKHKIKHFIWKCLRGVLPVNEVVMRRTGKGSPMCINCGEGVETLEHMLFKCDRAALIWKAAPLQWDGLEGLKNSFWHWWEELMQATKREDGRDHIILTANLLWQVWKARNDRQFTGVERDPFLPVNKAVAEWREYQEATRTLTGNEGTGVKVRTAVESGNPQKEGASRSTQMQLSTETRGRQVGE, from the coding sequence ATGAACAAGCAAAATCGACAGGAAGACGGGGGAGAAGCAAACCACAGCAGGAATATGCAGGGGTCTAGAGTGTGGAAGGAGCTATGGGGGCTCAATATGAAGCACAAAATTAAGCATTTCATATGGAAGTGTTTAAGAGGAGTACTACCAGTCAATGAAGTAGTGATGAGGAGAACGGGAAAAGGTAGTCCTATGTGTATTAATTGTGGAGAAGGTGTGGAGACGTTGGAACACATGCTGTTTAAGTGTGATAGGGCAGCATTGATCTGGAAAGCTGCACCGTTACAGTGGGATGGACTAGAGGGGCTTAAAAACTCCTTCTGGCATTGGTGGGAAGAACTGATGCAAGCAACTAAAAGGGAGGATGGGCGAGACCATATTATCTTGACAGCAAACTTGCTGTGGCAAGTTTGGAAAGCAAGGAATGATAGGCAGTTCACGGGGGTGGAAAGGGACCCTTTCCTACCAGTTAACAAAGCTGTGGCAGAGTGGAGAGAATACCAAGAAGCCACAAGGACCCTGACTGGGAACGAAGGGACGGGAGTTAAAGTAAGGACCGCTGTGGAGAGTGGAAACCCCCAGAAAGAGGGTGCATCAAGGTCAACACAGATGCAGCTTTCAACAGAAACGCGAGGAAGGCAGGTTGGGGAATAG